From a region of the Nonlabens sp. Hel1_33_55 genome:
- the cphA gene encoding cyanophycin synthetase, whose product MNIREINAMRGPNYWSIRRHKLIVMVLDLEKMEEFPSNKINGFSERLEAMFPGMYSHRCSKSYAGGFFERVKEGTWMGHIIEHIALEIQTMAGMDTGFGRTRGYGEVGVYNVVFSYTEEEVGRYAAAAAVRICEALISAKDYDLDPDILEMRVLREANRLGPSTGSIVEEAESRGIPWIRLNKYSLCQLGYGANQKRIQATVTSETSSIGVELACDKEDTKYLLQQAEVPVPRGEIIRNEESLEGTCNYVGFPLVIKPIDGNHGRGITVDINSLEEAKVAFNEAKEVSDRIIVESMITGADYRLLVINNKLVAAAKRSPAHVIGNGKDSVEDLIIEVNKDPRRGYGHEKVLTQITVNTLTKTIIKDAGYTLESILPDGERLILKDTANLSTGGTAEDVTHIVHPANVSMAERISKIIDLDICGIDIMTTDISQPLSDTKGAILEVNAGPGFRMHLSPTTGLPRNVAAPVVDKLFPLHGDTGRIPIIAITGTNGKTTTSRLIAHMAKFKGYRVGYTTSDGVYIQNRLLMQGDCTGPGSAEFVLRDPTVNFAVLECARGGLLRAGLGFKKCNIGIVTNVSADHLGLKGIHTVEQLARVKSVIPETVLPDGYAILNADDDLVYDMRKNVDCNVALFSMDEENPRIKALQKLGGVTAIYENGYISICKGEWKMRIIRAEDVPLTYGGKAQFMIKNILPAVIAGNVQGFSIEDMRAALESFIPSAQTTPGRLNMFRFKNFNMLLDYAHNPAGMNALKNFTDTFEDAYKVGIIAGIGDRREQDNSEMGSIAATMFDEIIIRQDKHLRGKTEQELIKMLQSGIKETDPNIKTTVIPSEIEAIMYAIENARPGSLIVCCSDVVTEAVNLVTKLKEKESSGEVTFATK is encoded by the coding sequence ATGAATATCAGAGAGATCAACGCCATGCGCGGACCCAATTATTGGTCCATAAGAAGACATAAACTAATTGTCATGGTGCTGGATCTAGAAAAAATGGAAGAATTTCCTTCCAATAAGATTAATGGCTTCAGCGAGAGACTTGAGGCAATGTTTCCAGGTATGTATTCTCACAGATGTTCCAAAAGCTATGCCGGTGGATTTTTTGAAAGAGTCAAGGAAGGTACCTGGATGGGTCATATCATAGAACATATTGCATTGGAAATTCAAACCATGGCTGGAATGGATACTGGATTTGGTAGAACCAGAGGCTATGGTGAAGTAGGTGTTTACAATGTCGTTTTTTCTTATACTGAAGAAGAAGTTGGACGCTATGCCGCTGCCGCTGCCGTTAGAATTTGTGAAGCACTTATTAGTGCCAAAGATTATGACCTAGATCCCGACATTCTGGAAATGCGGGTACTACGAGAGGCCAATCGTCTAGGTCCAAGTACTGGATCTATTGTGGAAGAAGCAGAAAGTCGTGGAATTCCATGGATTAGATTGAATAAATATTCTTTGTGTCAATTAGGCTATGGTGCTAATCAAAAAAGAATTCAGGCGACCGTTACTAGTGAGACCAGTAGTATAGGAGTTGAATTAGCCTGCGATAAAGAAGACACAAAATACTTATTACAACAAGCAGAGGTTCCCGTTCCAAGAGGAGAAATAATTAGAAATGAAGAATCACTAGAAGGCACCTGTAACTATGTAGGCTTTCCATTAGTGATAAAACCTATTGATGGTAATCACGGTCGCGGAATCACTGTTGACATCAATAGTCTAGAAGAAGCTAAGGTTGCTTTCAACGAGGCCAAAGAGGTTTCTGATAGAATAATCGTAGAAAGCATGATCACTGGTGCAGACTACAGACTACTTGTAATCAATAATAAATTGGTCGCGGCTGCAAAACGATCTCCTGCTCACGTGATAGGAAACGGCAAAGACAGCGTTGAAGATTTGATTATCGAGGTCAATAAAGATCCACGTCGTGGTTATGGTCATGAAAAAGTACTAACTCAAATAACAGTAAATACACTTACTAAAACCATCATTAAGGATGCTGGATACACGCTAGAAAGTATTTTACCTGATGGTGAACGTCTGATCCTAAAAGACACAGCCAATTTAAGTACTGGTGGAACTGCAGAGGATGTTACACATATTGTACACCCAGCAAATGTCTCAATGGCAGAACGTATTTCTAAAATCATTGATCTAGACATTTGCGGTATTGATATCATGACCACAGATATAAGTCAGCCATTATCAGACACTAAAGGCGCCATACTGGAAGTAAACGCAGGTCCTGGTTTTAGAATGCACCTATCACCTACTACCGGATTGCCGCGTAATGTGGCCGCTCCAGTAGTTGATAAATTATTCCCATTGCACGGTGATACTGGACGTATTCCAATCATTGCTATCACTGGAACAAATGGTAAAACAACCACCAGCCGATTGATTGCCCACATGGCAAAATTCAAAGGTTACAGAGTTGGTTATACTACCAGCGACGGTGTATATATTCAGAATCGATTATTAATGCAAGGCGACTGTACCGGTCCTGGTAGTGCAGAATTTGTTTTGCGCGATCCAACGGTCAACTTTGCTGTGCTGGAATGTGCTCGTGGCGGTTTGCTGCGTGCAGGTCTCGGTTTTAAGAAATGTAACATCGGTATAGTTACTAATGTTAGTGCAGATCACTTGGGCCTAAAGGGAATCCATACTGTGGAACAACTCGCCAGAGTAAAAAGTGTCATTCCAGAAACAGTTTTACCAGACGGATATGCCATTCTAAATGCAGACGATGACCTTGTTTATGACATGCGCAAAAACGTCGATTGTAATGTTGCCCTTTTCTCAATGGATGAAGAAAATCCTAGAATCAAGGCACTACAAAAGTTGGGTGGCGTTACTGCAATCTATGAAAACGGGTACATTAGCATTTGTAAAGGAGAATGGAAAATGCGCATCATCAGGGCAGAAGATGTTCCTCTAACCTATGGCGGCAAAGCCCAGTTCATGATCAAAAACATTCTTCCAGCCGTTATTGCTGGTAATGTTCAGGGATTCAGTATTGAAGATATGCGAGCAGCGCTGGAGAGCTTTATTCCATCTGCACAGACAACGCCTGGAAGATTGAATATGTTCCGCTTCAAGAACTTCAACATGCTTCTAGATTATGCACACAATCCTGCAGGAATGAACGCGCTCAAGAATTTTACAGACACTTTTGAGGATGCCTATAAAGTAGGTATTATAGCAGGAATAGGCGATCGTCGTGAGCAAGACAATAGCGAGATGGGATCGATTGCAGCAACCATGTTTGATGAGATCATCATACGTCAGGACAAGCACCTACGCGGCAAGACAGAACAAGAGTTGATCAAAATGCTGCAAAGCGGCATCAAGGAAACAGATCCCAATATCAAAACCACGGTGATACCGTCAGAAATTGAGGCGATAATGTACGCGATTGAAAATGCCCGACCTGGCAGTCTGATCGTTTGCTGCAGCGATGTTGTAACAGAGGCTGTGAACCTTGTCACTAAATTAAAAGAGAAAGAATCCAGTGGCGAGGTCACCTTTGCCACTAAATGA
- a CDS encoding VPS10 domain-containing protein, which yields MKFYYALAIISFFAFAKANSQQLPEPPEAQQYYESQEFRLLGPFRGGRSAAVTGVPGKPNLFYFGGTGGGVWKTMDGGRTWSNISDGYFGGSIGAVSVAPSDHNVIYVGGGEKTVRGNVSSGYGIWKSVDAGKTWTQAGLPESRHVPRIVIDPDNPNIVHAAVLGNIYTESEDRGVYKTTDGGKTWKKTLYTNDLAGAVDLIMDPGNSRNLYASTWRVQRTPYSLSSGGDGSALWKSTDYGETWTEISNNEGFAKGTLGIMGITVSAVNSDRLYAIVENKDQGGVYRSNDAGLTWTKTNDDRSLRQRAWYYTRIYADTQDEDVVYVVNVSYHKSTDGGRSFTSGRAPHGDHHDLWIAPEDPQRMIMGDDGGAQVTYDGGETWSTYHNQPTAQYYRVTTDNSFPYRIYVAQQDNGTIRIPHRTTGGSITDTDWEGTAGGESAHIAVDPNNNDIVYGGSYGGFLTRYNHATKSQRGINVWPDNPMGHGAEDMKYRFQWNFPIFISKHGDNKLYAFSNNVHVTSNEGQSWETISPDLTRNDPTKLVSSGGPITQDNTSVEYYCTIFAAAESPLNQGELWVGSDDGLVHISKDGGKNWSNITPKGLPEWSQINSIEPSSFDPAVCYIAATRYKLGDFEPYLYKTSDYGKSWTKIISGIPDEHFTRVVREDKEQKDLLYAGTETGLYISSDNGENWKSFQMNLPIVPVTDLAVKDDNLIIATQGRSLWIHDDLSMVRQGLEMAPISTSKSRKKDATEKSVKLFKPKASYRMDGRGGRGSLTAGTNHPSGVQINYYIPELKEKDSVALRFMDSNKKLIKEYATYSKKNKLKPESGANTFNWDTQYDGAEELDGMILWWADLSGPKAVPGNYTVELSVNGETQTQPIEIMKTPVSEASVADMKAQFEFVSEVNETVDKAHKSIKNIRAFDKKLSAFKTVYGDREVDGIREMLTLADSMKTKFEEVEKALYQTQNRSGQDPLNFPIKLTNKLAHLNALVTMGDFAPTAQDIAVKNELSAQIETELVKFNEVLDNDIKEFNTKFNALKLDYLVVEKED from the coding sequence ATGAAGTTTTATTATGCACTTGCGATCATTAGTTTTTTCGCTTTCGCGAAAGCGAACTCACAACAACTACCAGAGCCACCAGAGGCTCAGCAGTATTACGAATCCCAAGAATTCAGATTACTAGGTCCATTTCGTGGCGGTCGAAGTGCTGCGGTAACTGGCGTGCCTGGAAAACCCAACCTGTTCTACTTTGGAGGAACTGGTGGTGGCGTCTGGAAAACCATGGATGGCGGCCGTACGTGGAGCAATATATCTGATGGATATTTTGGCGGTAGTATAGGTGCGGTAAGCGTTGCGCCTAGTGATCACAATGTGATCTATGTTGGCGGTGGAGAAAAAACCGTGCGCGGTAACGTTTCCAGCGGTTATGGTATATGGAAATCGGTTGATGCTGGTAAGACGTGGACTCAAGCTGGATTACCAGAAAGTCGTCACGTCCCTAGAATTGTAATCGACCCAGACAATCCCAACATTGTCCATGCGGCCGTGCTTGGAAACATCTATACAGAATCTGAAGATCGAGGAGTTTATAAAACAACCGATGGCGGTAAGACTTGGAAAAAAACACTCTACACCAACGATCTAGCTGGTGCCGTTGATCTTATTATGGATCCTGGAAATTCACGCAATTTGTACGCTTCTACCTGGCGTGTACAGCGCACACCGTACAGTTTGAGTAGCGGTGGCGATGGAAGTGCACTGTGGAAAAGCACCGACTACGGAGAAACCTGGACTGAAATTTCAAATAACGAAGGTTTTGCAAAAGGAACGTTGGGAATCATGGGAATTACAGTTTCGGCAGTTAATTCTGATAGATTATATGCCATCGTAGAAAATAAAGATCAAGGTGGAGTTTATAGAAGTAATGATGCTGGGCTCACATGGACTAAAACCAACGATGATCGCAGCTTGAGACAACGTGCCTGGTACTACACCAGAATTTATGCTGATACCCAAGATGAAGATGTGGTATACGTCGTGAATGTTTCCTATCACAAAAGCACCGACGGTGGAAGAAGTTTTACCAGCGGCAGAGCACCTCACGGTGATCACCACGATTTATGGATTGCCCCAGAAGATCCTCAACGTATGATTATGGGAGACGATGGTGGCGCACAGGTCACTTATGATGGTGGAGAAACCTGGAGTACGTATCACAATCAACCTACCGCGCAGTATTATCGAGTCACAACGGACAATTCCTTTCCTTATAGAATCTATGTAGCACAACAAGATAATGGGACGATAAGAATTCCTCACCGTACAACTGGCGGCTCCATAACAGATACCGATTGGGAAGGAACTGCTGGTGGAGAAAGTGCGCACATAGCAGTAGACCCTAATAATAACGACATTGTTTATGGAGGTAGTTATGGTGGTTTTTTAACGCGTTACAATCATGCGACGAAGTCGCAGCGCGGCATCAATGTGTGGCCAGACAATCCTATGGGACACGGTGCAGAAGACATGAAATACAGGTTCCAATGGAACTTCCCTATTTTCATTTCCAAACATGGCGATAATAAGTTGTATGCATTTTCAAACAATGTTCATGTCACAAGTAATGAAGGCCAGAGTTGGGAGACGATCTCACCAGATCTAACGAGAAACGATCCAACTAAATTGGTTTCTAGTGGTGGTCCCATCACTCAGGATAATACTAGCGTGGAATATTACTGCACGATTTTCGCAGCAGCAGAATCACCTTTGAACCAAGGAGAACTTTGGGTTGGAAGTGATGATGGCTTGGTTCATATTTCCAAAGATGGCGGTAAGAACTGGAGCAATATTACACCTAAAGGTCTTCCAGAATGGTCGCAAATCAACAGCATTGAGCCCAGCAGTTTTGATCCTGCGGTTTGTTACATCGCAGCCACCAGATATAAATTGGGAGATTTTGAACCTTATCTCTATAAAACGAGTGACTACGGTAAATCGTGGACAAAGATTATAAGCGGTATTCCAGACGAGCATTTTACTCGCGTTGTTAGAGAAGACAAAGAACAAAAGGACTTACTCTATGCTGGTACTGAAACTGGTTTGTACATAAGTAGCGACAACGGTGAAAACTGGAAATCATTCCAAATGAATTTACCTATAGTTCCAGTAACAGATCTTGCCGTAAAAGATGATAACCTCATCATTGCAACTCAAGGTCGTAGTCTGTGGATTCACGATGACTTGAGTATGGTGCGTCAAGGACTTGAAATGGCTCCTATTTCAACCTCAAAATCAAGAAAGAAAGATGCCACCGAAAAATCGGTAAAGCTATTTAAGCCTAAAGCTTCCTACAGAATGGATGGTCGTGGTGGTCGCGGTTCACTAACTGCTGGAACCAATCATCCATCAGGAGTTCAAATCAATTACTACATTCCAGAGTTGAAAGAAAAAGATAGCGTCGCACTGCGTTTTATGGATTCTAACAAGAAGCTCATTAAAGAATATGCTACCTATTCCAAAAAAAATAAACTAAAGCCTGAATCAGGAGCCAACACTTTCAATTGGGATACTCAATACGATGGTGCAGAAGAATTGGATGGAATGATACTATGGTGGGCAGATCTTTCAGGCCCTAAAGCTGTTCCAGGTAATTATACGGTAGAGTTATCAGTTAATGGTGAGACACAAACCCAGCCTATAGAGATCATGAAAACTCCCGTCAGTGAGGCCAGCGTTGCAGATATGAAAGCGCAATTTGAATTTGTGAGTGAGGTGAACGAGACCGTTGACAAAGCACATAAATCGATTAAAAACATAAGAGCCTTTGACAAAAAGCTTTCTGCCTTCAAAACTGTTTATGGTGATAGAGAAGTCGACGGTATTAGAGAAATGTTGACTCTTGCAGATTCTATGAAAACCAAGTTTGAAGAAGTCGAAAAAGCGTTATACCAAACTCAAAATCGCAGCGGTCAGGATCCACTAAACTTTCCTATAAAATTGACAAACAAACTAGCTCACTTAAATGCCCTCGTTACTATGGGTGATTTTGCACCTACAGCTCAAGATATAGCGGTGAAGAATGAACTAAGCGCTCAAATTGAAACGGAATTGGTCAAGTTCAATGAAGTTCTAGATAATGACATCAAAGAATTCAATACAAAATTCAATGCTTTAAAACTAGATTATCTAGTTGTTGAGAAAGAGGATTAG
- a CDS encoding MarC family protein — MGEFVILDIWAFAISVFTGLFAITNPIANVPVFLGLTEGAGRIEKHRINKKATFTAFMIILIFTLLGKFIFDFFGITIPAFKITGGLLIFYAGFRMLQSKKSNLKTLEQVDVDENIAISPLAIPLIAGPGTIVTTMNFVTDASYLYIGIVVAIAALICWMNYLAFNYSTFIVDKIGNNVITVIGKIMGLIIAIIGTTMVVDGLKLAF; from the coding sequence ATGGGAGAATTTGTTATACTCGATATCTGGGCTTTTGCCATTAGTGTTTTCACCGGACTTTTTGCGATCACAAACCCGATCGCCAACGTTCCCGTATTTCTGGGACTGACTGAAGGCGCTGGCCGTATTGAGAAACACAGGATCAATAAGAAAGCTACGTTTACGGCATTCATGATCATTCTAATATTCACCTTGTTGGGAAAATTTATTTTTGACTTTTTTGGGATTACAATACCGGCATTTAAGATCACTGGTGGATTGCTCATTTTTTATGCAGGTTTTAGAATGCTACAATCAAAGAAGTCCAACCTCAAAACATTGGAACAAGTAGATGTTGATGAGAATATCGCCATATCACCACTGGCGATTCCATTGATTGCTGGGCCAGGAACTATTGTGACGACCATGAACTTTGTTACTGATGCTTCTTATCTCTATATAGGAATCGTGGTAGCGATTGCAGCATTGATTTGCTGGATGAATTACCTAGCGTTCAACTACAGTACGTTTATCGTGGACAAAATAGGGAACAATGTCATTACCGTGATAGGTAAAATCATGGGTCTTATAATCGCAATCATAGGAACTACCATGGTTGTCGATGGATTGAAATTAGCTTTTTAA
- a CDS encoding transglycosylase domain-containing protein: MNQITSNSNSGRLHQAFSYIKKHPFKSIGWLVLAGFSFVVLLFLGTWAGAFGHVPNSSELAKLENPVTSTVYGSDKKPIAYFYLQNRSNIDSTQLNPYLVQALVATEDVRFYEHSGIDYRSYGRVFVKSILMQQGKGGGSTVTQQIAKNVFGRKELWLLSTPINKMREVIIAKRLESIYSKDELLLLYFNTVSFGENLYGIEKAAQRFFSKTPAQLNLSECATLVGVLKAPSYYNPRKNPQNSTNRRNVVLQQMVKNNAIKQEEADAAKTEITLKYSPAEKNSSLSGYYKEYVRAEFNAWAAENPDPDGAIYDLEVDGLQVYTTLQPNIQKYAEQTMERNMQRLQKLMDQNWTSKTTEGGKEAFIASIMALQPKIIQMKENGMSDEEILEYWKSTKSRKYWEIGKGFEPRQQSVEDSIIGSIIRLHTGILAMNSRSGAILGYLGGIDYGFSQIDNIKAKNQVGSTFKPITYLTALDQGIDPCDYYNNSLRTYSKYEDWQPKNSSGGYGGSYSLHGALANSVNTVSAALQLQVGVDNTIDKARKMGITSDIPEVPSIVLGTANISLMEMVTAYASISNGGNKVNPYMIQRITEQDGTVLYEAKPKYDGGVASSASIKKLQQMMGEVLTEGTGASFSRYNVPYNIIGKTGTTQNNGDGWFIAASPEVVIGSWVGARDKRVHFEKTYMGSGANTAMPMVASMFKSLSSWSRPMLTNFAYERPYFPCPAFTDQVASEATNYYKTDSTYLEGLRIKDSLLLAPVMVVDSLVVDSLDIQVPVVQEEPVDNQ; encoded by the coding sequence ATGAATCAAATTACAAGCAATAGCAATTCTGGAAGACTTCATCAAGCATTTAGTTACATCAAGAAGCATCCCTTCAAATCGATTGGATGGTTGGTGCTTGCTGGTTTTTCTTTTGTGGTTTTGCTATTTCTAGGGACTTGGGCTGGCGCATTTGGTCATGTTCCCAATAGCAGTGAACTCGCCAAACTGGAAAATCCGGTAACCTCAACGGTTTACGGCAGCGATAAGAAACCCATCGCCTATTTCTACCTGCAAAATCGCAGCAATATTGATTCTACACAACTCAACCCATATCTAGTGCAAGCGCTGGTAGCTACTGAAGATGTTAGATTCTACGAGCATTCTGGAATTGATTATAGGAGCTATGGCCGCGTGTTTGTCAAATCGATTCTCATGCAACAGGGAAAAGGCGGTGGTAGTACGGTAACGCAACAGATTGCAAAAAATGTTTTTGGCAGGAAGGAACTCTGGTTGCTTAGTACACCCATCAACAAAATGCGCGAGGTGATTATTGCTAAACGTCTAGAATCCATCTACTCAAAGGATGAGTTGCTCCTTCTCTACTTCAACACGGTTTCTTTTGGTGAGAATTTATATGGAATCGAGAAAGCAGCACAAAGGTTTTTTAGTAAGACACCAGCGCAGCTCAATCTTTCAGAATGTGCGACACTGGTAGGTGTTTTGAAAGCACCATCGTACTACAACCCGAGGAAGAATCCGCAGAATTCTACCAATCGCCGTAATGTCGTGCTGCAGCAAATGGTAAAGAATAATGCCATTAAACAAGAAGAGGCAGACGCTGCCAAAACAGAAATCACACTCAAGTATAGTCCTGCCGAGAAGAATTCATCGCTCTCTGGTTACTACAAAGAATACGTGCGAGCGGAATTTAACGCCTGGGCAGCAGAAAATCCAGATCCAGATGGTGCCATCTATGATTTAGAAGTCGACGGTCTCCAGGTTTATACCACGCTACAACCCAACATCCAGAAATATGCAGAACAGACGATGGAGCGCAACATGCAGCGCCTGCAAAAGTTGATGGATCAAAACTGGACCAGCAAAACAACTGAAGGCGGCAAAGAAGCGTTCATCGCCAGCATCATGGCTCTCCAGCCCAAAATCATCCAGATGAAGGAAAATGGGATGAGCGACGAAGAAATTCTTGAATATTGGAAGTCCACCAAAAGCAGAAAATATTGGGAAATAGGCAAAGGCTTTGAGCCACGCCAGCAAAGTGTTGAGGATAGCATTATAGGTTCCATCATCAGGTTGCATACCGGTATTCTGGCGATGAATTCTCGTAGTGGTGCGATTCTAGGTTATCTAGGCGGCATTGATTATGGTTTCTCGCAGATTGATAATATCAAGGCAAAAAACCAAGTAGGTTCTACCTTCAAGCCTATCACTTATCTGACGGCGCTGGATCAGGGCATTGATCCTTGTGACTACTATAACAACTCACTGCGCACCTACAGTAAATACGAAGACTGGCAGCCTAAAAACAGCAGCGGTGGTTATGGCGGTAGTTATAGTTTGCATGGAGCATTAGCTAATAGTGTGAACACGGTTTCTGCAGCATTGCAGCTACAGGTTGGAGTAGATAATACGATTGATAAAGCACGCAAAATGGGAATCACCTCTGACATTCCAGAAGTGCCGTCCATTGTGCTGGGAACCGCAAACATTAGCCTGATGGAGATGGTAACGGCTTATGCGAGCATTTCTAATGGAGGCAATAAAGTCAATCCGTATATGATCCAGCGCATTACTGAACAAGACGGTACCGTACTCTATGAGGCAAAACCTAAGTATGATGGCGGCGTTGCTTCTAGTGCGAGTATCAAGAAATTGCAACAAATGATGGGTGAAGTCCTGACTGAAGGTACTGGAGCGAGTTTTAGTCGTTATAATGTTCCCTATAATATTATTGGAAAAACTGGTACTACCCAAAACAACGGTGATGGCTGGTTTATCGCGGCCTCACCAGAAGTGGTCATAGGTTCATGGGTTGGTGCCCGCGACAAGCGCGTTCATTTTGAAAAAACCTATATGGGAAGTGGTGCTAATACCGCCATGCCTATGGTGGCGTCAATGTTTAAAAGCCTGAGCAGCTGGTCACGTCCTATGTTGACAAATTTTGCTTACGAGAGACCTTATTTCCCATGTCCAGCATTTACAGATCAAGTAGCTTCTGAAGCGACCAATTATTACAAAACCGACAGTACCTATCTAGAAGGTTTGAGGATCAAAGACAGTTTATTGCTTGCGCCAGTAATGGTCGTGGATAGTCTTGTGGTTGACAGTTTAGATATTCAAGTGCCCGTAGTGCAGGAAGAGCCGGTCGATAACCAGTGA
- a CDS encoding DUF3124 domain-containing protein: MKRLFIISLLVLAASCEHMDPNISAERTVEQQSLSEAQIRPLDSTMARQKVYVPIYSDIYQKSRYDRTYLTATFSIRNTSERDSLFLNRVDYFDTRGTKVRDYIDKTIYLQPLETIEFIIEENDTLGGSGANFMLEWYGKKTMRPVFQAVMIGGLGNKVFSFTTEGVAVDE; this comes from the coding sequence ATGAAACGTTTATTCATTATCTCACTATTAGTTCTCGCTGCCAGCTGCGAGCATATGGATCCCAACATATCTGCAGAACGTACCGTAGAGCAACAATCACTTTCTGAAGCTCAAATCAGGCCGCTTGATAGCACTATGGCTCGTCAAAAGGTATACGTTCCCATCTATTCTGACATCTATCAAAAAAGCCGCTATGATCGTACCTATCTCACGGCAACCTTTAGTATTCGTAATACCAGCGAGCGTGATTCCCTATTTTTGAATAGGGTGGATTATTTTGATACACGCGGTACAAAGGTGCGCGACTATATTGACAAAACGATTTATCTACAGCCTTTAGAAACTATTGAATTCATAATTGAAGAGAACGATACTTTGGGTGGATCTGGTGCCAACTTCATGCTGGAATGGTACGGCAAGAAAACCATGCGTCCCGTATTTCAGGCCGTTATGATTGGTGGACTGGGCAACAAGGTATTCTCCTTCACTACAGAAGGTGTTGCCGTGGATGAGTGA